The Centroberyx gerrardi isolate f3 chromosome 12, fCenGer3.hap1.cur.20231027, whole genome shotgun sequence genome has a window encoding:
- the LOC139924752 gene encoding membrane-spanning 4-domains subfamily A member 4A isoform X1, with translation MKYTFKTDNSMVITIPIGSLKEAQEGQLLPEKFHCVFKDAYKVYVVKGKPKPFGAAQAIAGVFVFSLGLLLAQTMTRTNDLGWLYTIPSVLFVISGVVSYAAGHSPNMHVTKLSFSLNIISFFWSVVAVSLCALNFHDPHGVKVSLGIKGMIAVLLVVEMIIALFLIYWLSKAVCRQHFNTLPIIMLRQEVRTA, from the exons ATGAAGTACACATTTAAAACTGATAACTCTATGGTCATCACCATACCCATCGGGAGTCTCAAGGAGGCCCAAGAGGGTCAGCTGCTGCCAGAGAAATTCCACTGTGTGTTCAAAGATGCCTACAAGGTCTATGTTGTTAAGGGAAAACCTAAACCTTTTGGG GCAGCCCAAGCCATCGCTGGTGTCTTTGTCTTCAGTCTCGGTCTGCTTCTTGCCCAGACAATGACAAGAACAAATGACTTAGGTTGGCTCTACACTATACCCAGTGTTCTG TTTGTGATCTCTGGTGTGGTGTCCTATGCTGCGGGACATTCTCCAAACATGCATGTG ACaaagctgtcattctctctGAACATCATCAGCTTCTTCTGGTCAGTTGTGGCTGTTTCTCTCTGCGCTCTCAATTTTCATGACCCACACGGTGTCAAG GTGTCTCTTGGGATCAAGGGAATGATTGCAGTTCTCCTGGTTGTTGAAATGATAATTGCCTTATTCTTGATCTACTGGTTGAGTAAAGCAGTATGCAGACAACATTTCAACACTCTG CCCATTATAATGCTGAGACAGGAGGTCAGAACTGCTTGA
- the LOC139924752 gene encoding membrane-spanning 4-domains subfamily A member 4A isoform X2, translated as MKYTFKTDNSMVITIPIGSLKEAQEGQLLPEKFHCVFKDAYKVYVVKGKPKPFGAAQAIAGVFVFSLGLLLAQTMTRTNDLGWLYTIPSVLFVISGVVSYAAGHSPNMHVTKLSFSLNIISFFWSVVAVSLCALNFHDPHGVKVSLGIKGMIAVLLVVEMIIALFLIYCPL; from the exons ATGAAGTACACATTTAAAACTGATAACTCTATGGTCATCACCATACCCATCGGGAGTCTCAAGGAGGCCCAAGAGGGTCAGCTGCTGCCAGAGAAATTCCACTGTGTGTTCAAAGATGCCTACAAGGTCTATGTTGTTAAGGGAAAACCTAAACCTTTTGGG GCAGCCCAAGCCATCGCTGGTGTCTTTGTCTTCAGTCTCGGTCTGCTTCTTGCCCAGACAATGACAAGAACAAATGACTTAGGTTGGCTCTACACTATACCCAGTGTTCTG TTTGTGATCTCTGGTGTGGTGTCCTATGCTGCGGGACATTCTCCAAACATGCATGTG ACaaagctgtcattctctctGAACATCATCAGCTTCTTCTGGTCAGTTGTGGCTGTTTCTCTCTGCGCTCTCAATTTTCATGACCCACACGGTGTCAAG GTGTCTCTTGGGATCAAGGGAATGATTGCAGTTCTCCTGGTTGTTGAAATGATAATTGCCTTATTCTTGATCTACTG CCCATTATAA
- the ptdss1a gene encoding phosphatidylserine synthase 1 isoform X1, with the protein MASVYSGSHTLSKDDVNYRVHFRMINEQQVEDITIDFFYKSHTITLLTCTVLSLMYFAFTRDDGNPDSNLWVGLILVTSFFLVISVLAFPNGPFTRPHPAIWRMVFGLSVLYFLFLVFIIFQNWEQVKRLMYWLDPNLRYAKREADVMEYAVNCHVITWERILSHFDIFAFSHFWGWGMKALLIRSYGLCWTISITWELTELFFMHLLPNFAECWWDQVILDILLCNGGGIWLGMTVCRFLEMRTYHWASIKDIHTTTGKIKRAALQFTPASWTYVRWFDPKSSLQRVTGVYLFMIIWQLTELNTFFLKHIFVFPACHALSWCRILFIGIITAPTVRQYYAYLTDTQCKRVGTQCWVFGAIAFLEALACVKFGQDLFSKTQILYVILWLLCVAFITFLCLYGMVWYAENYGPREKSLSECEDSNYTESGDHVSEGFKGTVCMEVDGDSPATRRRWKGSGKTKSINGLDSQ; encoded by the exons ATGGCGTCCGTGTATAGCGGATCCCATACCTTGAGCAAGGATGATGTGAATTACAGAGTGCATTTCCGAATGATTAACGAGCAGCAAGTTGAAGATATTACGATTGACTTTTTCTACAAGTCGCACACGATAACGCTGTTGACATGTACAGTGCTCAGTTTGATGTATTTTGCGTTTACAAG AGATGATGGGAATCCTGACAGCAATCTCTGGGTGGGGCTCATCCTGGTCACCTCCTTCTTCCTTGTGATCAGTGTCTTGGCATTTCCCAATG GTCCATTCACCAGACCGCATCCGGCAATATGGCGTATGGTTTTTG GTCTGAGTGTCCTCTACTTCCTGTTCCTGGTTTTCATCATCTTCCAGAACTGGGAGCAGGTGAAGCGGCTAATGTATTGGTTGGACCCAAACCTGCGCTATGCCAAGCGCGAGGCAGACGTAATG GAGTATGCAGTGAACTGCCATGTGATCACCTGGGAGAGGATCCTGAGCCACTTTGACATTTTTGCATTCAGCCATTTCTGGGGCTGGGGCATGAAGGCCCTGCTCATTCGCAGCTACGGTCTCTGCTGGACCATCAGTATTACTTGGGAGCTCACTGAG CTATTCTTCATGCATCTGCTGCCTAACTTTGCTGAGTGCTGGTGGGACCAGGTGATTCTGGACATTCTGCTGTGTAATGGAGGGGGAATCTGGCTTGGCATGACTGTCTGCCGTTTTTTGGAGATGAGGACCTACCACTGGGCCAGTATTAA GGACATCCACACCACCACAGGGAAGATCAAACGAGCAGCGCTGCAGTTCACCCCGGCCAGCTGGACCTACGTACGCTGGTTCGACCCTAAGTCTTCCCTGCAGCGAGTGACGGGAGTCTATCTGTTCATGATCATCTGGCAG CTGACAGAGTTGAACACATTCTTCCTGAAGCACATCTTCGTCTTTCCTGCATGCCATGCGCTGAGCTGGTGTCGGATCCTGTTCATCGGTATCATCACAGCTCCAACAGTGAG GCAGTATTATGCATACCTTACAGATACCCAGTGCAAAAGAGTTGGGACCCAGTGCTGGGTGTTTGG GGCAATAGCCTTCCTGGAGGCCTTGGCGTGTGTTAAGTTTGGACAGGACTTGTTCTCGAAAACGCAGATCCTCTATGTGATCCTCTGGCTACTGTGTGTG GCCTTCATTACATTCCTGTGCCTATATGGAATGGTGTGGTATGCAGAAAATTATGGTCCAAGAGAAAAG AGCCTCTCAGAATGTGAGGACAGTAATTACACAGAATCTGGTGACCATGTGTCAGAAGGATTTAAAGGTACAGTTTGC atggaggtggaCGGTGACAGCCCTGCAACCCGGCGGAGATGGAAGGGCTCAGGAAAGACCAAATCCATCAACGGCCTGGATAGCCAGTAG
- the ptdss1a gene encoding phosphatidylserine synthase 1 isoform X2, which translates to MASVYSGSHTLSKDDVNYRVHFRMINEQQVEDITIDFFYKSHTITLLTCTVLSLMYFAFTRDDGNPDSNLWVGLILVTSFFLVISVLAFPNGPFTRPHPAIWRMVFGLSVLYFLFLVFIIFQNWEQVKRLMYWLDPNLRYAKREADVMEYAVNCHVITWERILSHFDIFAFSHFWGWGMKALLIRSYGLCWTISITWELTELFFMHLLPNFAECWWDQVILDILLCNGGGIWLGMTVCRFLEMRTYHWASIKDIHTTTGKIKRAALQFTPASWTYVRWFDPKSSLQRVTGVYLFMIIWQLTELNTFFLKHIFVFPACHALSWCRILFIGIITAPTVRQYYAYLTDTQCKRVGTQCWVFGAIAFLEALACVKFGQDLFSKTQILYVILWLLCVAFITFLCLYGMVWYAENYGPREKSLSECEDSNYTESGDHVSEGFKGEMEVDGDSPATRRRWKGSGKTKSINGLDSQ; encoded by the exons ATGGCGTCCGTGTATAGCGGATCCCATACCTTGAGCAAGGATGATGTGAATTACAGAGTGCATTTCCGAATGATTAACGAGCAGCAAGTTGAAGATATTACGATTGACTTTTTCTACAAGTCGCACACGATAACGCTGTTGACATGTACAGTGCTCAGTTTGATGTATTTTGCGTTTACAAG AGATGATGGGAATCCTGACAGCAATCTCTGGGTGGGGCTCATCCTGGTCACCTCCTTCTTCCTTGTGATCAGTGTCTTGGCATTTCCCAATG GTCCATTCACCAGACCGCATCCGGCAATATGGCGTATGGTTTTTG GTCTGAGTGTCCTCTACTTCCTGTTCCTGGTTTTCATCATCTTCCAGAACTGGGAGCAGGTGAAGCGGCTAATGTATTGGTTGGACCCAAACCTGCGCTATGCCAAGCGCGAGGCAGACGTAATG GAGTATGCAGTGAACTGCCATGTGATCACCTGGGAGAGGATCCTGAGCCACTTTGACATTTTTGCATTCAGCCATTTCTGGGGCTGGGGCATGAAGGCCCTGCTCATTCGCAGCTACGGTCTCTGCTGGACCATCAGTATTACTTGGGAGCTCACTGAG CTATTCTTCATGCATCTGCTGCCTAACTTTGCTGAGTGCTGGTGGGACCAGGTGATTCTGGACATTCTGCTGTGTAATGGAGGGGGAATCTGGCTTGGCATGACTGTCTGCCGTTTTTTGGAGATGAGGACCTACCACTGGGCCAGTATTAA GGACATCCACACCACCACAGGGAAGATCAAACGAGCAGCGCTGCAGTTCACCCCGGCCAGCTGGACCTACGTACGCTGGTTCGACCCTAAGTCTTCCCTGCAGCGAGTGACGGGAGTCTATCTGTTCATGATCATCTGGCAG CTGACAGAGTTGAACACATTCTTCCTGAAGCACATCTTCGTCTTTCCTGCATGCCATGCGCTGAGCTGGTGTCGGATCCTGTTCATCGGTATCATCACAGCTCCAACAGTGAG GCAGTATTATGCATACCTTACAGATACCCAGTGCAAAAGAGTTGGGACCCAGTGCTGGGTGTTTGG GGCAATAGCCTTCCTGGAGGCCTTGGCGTGTGTTAAGTTTGGACAGGACTTGTTCTCGAAAACGCAGATCCTCTATGTGATCCTCTGGCTACTGTGTGTG GCCTTCATTACATTCCTGTGCCTATATGGAATGGTGTGGTATGCAGAAAATTATGGTCCAAGAGAAAAG AGCCTCTCAGAATGTGAGGACAGTAATTACACAGAATCTGGTGACCATGTGTCAGAAGGATTTAAAG gggagatggaggtggaCGGTGACAGCCCTGCAACCCGGCGGAGATGGAAGGGCTCAGGAAAGACCAAATCCATCAACGGCCTGGATAGCCAGTAG
- the LOC139924729 gene encoding E3 ubiquitin-protein ligase NHLRC1-like, with translation MAETPGSPSHGSPRPEAILREIQVNLLECKVCFEKFSTRQRERRPQNLSCGHVLCLECITALSHPLLKKLECPFCRQLCSADGTSPCQALTDLQELLLSSSPRSPVAHRAKGGVGWVGGLRSGALQLCTAFGGWGTLINPTGMAVFGSSGTVVVVHDGDRRVVVFGPQGRKLHSFGRRGRAHGEICYPLDVTVTPSGYVVVTDAGDSAVKVFTSRGSHVLTVKEPFQLPWGVDVDSCGHILVSDLQAGTLSQVKVDFARGVTLQHLTAIPDLQHPKAVACCQVTGNIAVVEHLVDDTHPPGKHQHTRLRVFAKDFHPLYQTDSFSLTLGSTAWLCMSAVAFDREGDVIVIDSKQGMIWSLGKLQSGPALTPLVRDHLIHPVGLVCTAQNNTLLVLDSGDHAVKIYSAKSDAMAMA, from the coding sequence ATGGCTGAGACTCCTGGTTCCCCAAGTCATGGCAGCCCGAGGCCTGAGGCGATTCTAAGAGAGATCCAGGTCAACTTGCTGGAGTGTAAAGTCTGCTTTGAGAAGTTCAGCACCCGGCAGAGGGAGCGCAGGCCGCAGAACCTTTCCTGCGGACATGTACTCTGTCTGGAATGCATCACGGCTCTGTCCCACCCTCTCCTGAAGAAGCTGGAGTGCCCGTTCTGTCGACAGCTGTGCAGCGCAGACGGCACCTCCCCCTGCCAGGCCCTGACTGACCTccaggagctgctgttgtccaGCAGTCCCAGATCCCCTGTTGCTCACAGGGCAAAGGGAGGCGTTGGCTGGGTCGGAGGTCTGAGGTCCGGggctctgcagctctgcacaGCTTTTGGTGGTTGGGGTACACTGATCAACCCCACTGGGATGGCGGTGTTTGGGTCATCGGGAACAGTAGTGGTGGTGCATGATGGAGACAGGAGGGTGGTGGTCTTCGGTCCTCAGGGCAGGAAGCTGCACAGTTTTGGGCGGAGAGGACGAGCCCATGGGGAAATTTGTTACCCACTGGATGTGACGGTGACTCCCAGTGGCTACGTGGTGGTGACTGACGCAGGGGACAGTGCTGTGAAGGTGTTCACCTCCAGGGGGAGCCACGTGTTGACGGTCAAGGAGCCCTTCCAGCTGCCATGGGGTGTGGACGTAGACAGCTGTGGGCACATCCTGGTCTCAGACCTGCAGGCCGGCACACTGTCCCAGGTCAAAGTGGACTTTGCTCGCGGTGTGACTCTGCAGCACCTGACAGCCATTCCTGACCTCCAGCATCCCAAAGCAGTGGCCTGCTGTCAGGTGACGGGGAACATAGCGGTGGTGGAACATCTTGTTGATGACACACATCCGCCTGGGAAGCACCAACACACAAGGTTGAGAGTGTTTGCAAAAGACTTCCACCCCCTGTATCAGACAGACAGCTTCAGTCTGACCCTGGGGTCCACGGCCTGGCTGTGCATGTCTGCTGTGGCTtttgacagagagggagacgtgATTGTGATTGACTCCAAGCAGGGGATGATTTGGAGTTTGGGGAAGCTCCAGAGTGGCCCAGCCCTAACTCCCCTTGTAAGAGACCACCTGATCCACCCAGTGGGGCTGGTGTGTACGGCTCAGAACAACACACTCCTCGTTCTGGACAGCGGAGACCATGCAGTGAAGATTTATTCTGCTAAATCTGATGCTATGGCCATGGCATAA